From Nicotiana tabacum cultivar K326 chromosome 22, ASM71507v2, whole genome shotgun sequence, one genomic window encodes:
- the LOC142176141 gene encoding secreted RxLR effector protein 161-like yields MNDPDKYRKLVGKLNYLTITRPDISFAVSVVSQFLQAPCKDHWDAVIHILRYIKKAPGQGLLYEDKGHTDIVEYSDADWAGYPSDRRSTSGYCIMIGGNLISWKSKKQYVVARSSAEAEYRAMTLATCELIWLKQLLQDLKCVEFK; encoded by the coding sequence ATGAATGACCCTGACAAATATCGAAAACTGGTCGGTAAACTAAATTATCTTACTATCACACGACCTGATATTTCATTTGCAGTAAGTGTAGTTAGTCAGTTTCTCCAAGCTCCGTGTAAAGATCATTGGGACGCAGTAATTCACATCCTAAGATACATCAAAAAAGCTCCAGGgcaaggactattatatgaagACAAAGGTCACACAGACATTGTTGAATATtctgatgctgattgggcaggttATCCGTCAGATAGACGATCTACTTCTGGGTACTGTATCATGATTGGGGGAAATCTAATCTCTTGGAAAAGTAAAAAGCAATATGTTGTTGCCAgatctagtgcagaagcagaatatcgagctaTGACCCTTGCTACATGCGAGCTTATTTGGTTGAAACAACTCCTCCAAGACTTGAAATGTGTCGAATTCAAATAG